The following proteins come from a genomic window of Bubalus kerabau isolate K-KA32 ecotype Philippines breed swamp buffalo chromosome 20, PCC_UOA_SB_1v2, whole genome shotgun sequence:
- the GASK1A gene encoding Golgi-associated kinase 1A, with amino-acid sequence MGSRKLPSAFLLVAPWCPRIGITWKTSFHMVLMLLVPRPRVEKLLPQNMSFANGLELTRPHASWLWRKLRGKRRLAMAFCLLTTLSVVTVTRLPTQRPAAGPDPDPMEPQGVADPPVPQSRQALSSSWRQQARRLRRSWALPRSSILVCAEEQGHREHEDSSRWSPGKESSHPGRIRNDITLAPPDDLKLSTLRLVLLQGEAIRGPGAKDLDPPWHHGPLPEALSETSTPSGPLAGHDMSALQTRRATAGLTLQPPPEGRGLPGVGNRAWTAGQQVGGPAPTKGAHWWPGSVKELQGSVWCDTETPGLSSGFRTSEQVPPWLTEQDVRTLQLLAQGEVVGKARVPGHGQVLLVGFSSERALQDAAPGLSQLCSQGLCGLIKRPGDLSEVLSFHVDRVLGLRRSLPAVARRFHSPLLPYRYTDGGTRPVIWWAPDVQHLGDPEDDQNSLALGWLQYQALLARGCGRPSHAPCLGIHHAEWARLALFDFLLQVHDRLDRYCCGFEPEPSDPCVEERLREKCRNPGELRLVHILVRSSDPTRLVYIDNAGRLQHPEHKLNFRLLEGIDG; translated from the exons ATGGGCTCACGCAAGCTCCCAAGCGCCTTCCTTCTTGTGGCCCCTTGGTGCCCACGAATCGGAATCACCTGGAAAACAAGTTTCCACATGgtactgatgctgctggtcccgAGACCACGTGTTGAAAAACTACTGCCCCAGAATATGTCCTTTGCCAACGGTCTGGAGCTGACTCGGCCACAT GCATCTTGGCTCTGGAGAAAGCTGCGTGGCAAGAGGCGGTTGGCGATGGCATTCTGCCTCTTAACGACTCTGTCTGTGGTGACTGTCACCCGCTTGCCCACCCAGCGCCCAGCTGCTGGCCCAGACCCTGACCCCATGGAGCCCCAGGGTGTTGCTGATCCCCCTGTCCCCCAGAGTCGGCAGGCTCTGAGCTCCAGCTGGAGGCAGCAGGCAAGAAGGTTGAGGAGAAGCTGGGCCTTGCCCAGGAGCTCCATCCTGGTGTGTGCTGAGGAGCAAGGCCACAGAGAGCATGAGGACAGCAGCAGATGGTCCCCAGGGAAGGAGAGCAGCCATCCAGGGAGGATCAGGAACGACATTACTTTGGCACCTCCAGATGACCTGAAACTCAGTACCCTGCGTCTTGTGCTCCTGCAGGGGGAGGCGATCAGGGGTCCAGGAGCCAAAGACCTGGACCCACCCTGGCACCATGGTCCCCTCCCGGAGGCACTCAGTGAGACAAGCACCCCAAGTGGCCCCCTTGCAGGGCATGACATGTCAGCCTTACAGACTCGGAGAGCTACTGCTGGACTgaccctccagcctcctccagaAGGCAGGGGTCTGCCAGGAGTGGGGAACAGAGCCTGGACTGCTGGCCAACAAGTGGGGGGTCCTGCTCCCACCAAAGGGGCTCATTGGTGGCCTGGCTCTGTTAAGGAGCTGCAAGGATCTGTCTGGTGTGACACTGAGACCCCTGGGCTGTCGAGTGGCTTCAGGACCAGTGAGCAGGTCCCCCCGTGGCTCACAGAGCAGGATGTGCGGACCCTTCAGCTTCTGGCCCAGGGGGAGGTGGTGGGCAAAGCCCGGGTGCCCGGCCACGGGCAGGTGCTTCTAGTCGGTTTCTCCAGCGAGAGGGCCCTTCAGGATGCAGCTCCTGGACTCAGTCAGCTCTGCTCCCAGGGGCTCTGTGGCTTGATCAAGAGGCCCGGGGACCTGTCCGAGGTCCTGTCCTTCCACGTAGACCGCGTGCTGGGGCTGCGCCGGAGCCTGCCCGCCGTGGCCAGGCGCTTCCACAGCCCGCTGCTGCCCTACCGCTACACGGACGGCGGCACCCGGCCCGTCATCTGGTGGGCGCCCGACGTGCAGCACCTGGGTGACCCGGAGGACGACCAGAACTCTCTGGCTTTGGGCTGGCTGCAGTACCAGGCCCTGCTGGCACGTGGCTGTGGCCGACCCAGCCATGCCCCATGCCTGGGCATCCACCACGCCGAGTGGGCACGCCTGGCCCTCTTTGATTTCCTGCTGCAG GTGCATGACCGCCTGGATCGCTACTGCTGCGGCTTCGAGCCCGAGCCCTCGGACCCCTGTGTGGAAGAGAGACTCCGAGAGAAATGCCGGAACCCCGGGGAACTGCGGCTGGTCCACATTCTG GTCCGGAGCAGTGACCCCACTCGTCTGGTCTACATCGATAATGCTGGCCGCCTTCAGCACCCGGAGCACAAGCTGAACTTCCGGCTCCTCGAGGGCATCGATGGGTGA